The proteins below come from a single Zhouia spongiae genomic window:
- a CDS encoding LytR/AlgR family response regulator transcription factor, which translates to MRMNCIIVDDSTIQRAAVSKLIKNHPLLHLVAEYGNAIEAKTGLKNEKVDLIFLDIEMPIVNGFDLLESLSSPPQVILVTGKTEYALKAFDYDVTDYLHKPITLDRFNASVKRAHEKFKAKTVNNEDDEHIFVKSNLKKRKVFLNEIHWVEALGDYIKLVTDDANIVILSTMKAFEKQLPNDRFLRIHKSYIVNLEKVEKFNSKVVEVNGKQIPLSRNKKQELSEALNN; encoded by the coding sequence ATGAGAATGAACTGTATAATTGTAGACGATTCTACCATTCAAAGGGCTGCCGTTTCTAAATTGATAAAAAACCACCCTCTACTTCATTTAGTTGCTGAATATGGCAATGCCATTGAAGCAAAAACAGGTTTGAAGAATGAGAAGGTCGATTTAATCTTTTTAGATATTGAAATGCCTATTGTTAATGGTTTTGATCTGTTAGAATCATTGAGCTCTCCTCCCCAGGTAATTTTAGTTACCGGAAAGACAGAGTATGCATTAAAAGCTTTCGATTACGACGTAACCGATTACTTACATAAACCTATTACTCTGGACAGGTTTAATGCATCGGTTAAAAGAGCACACGAAAAATTTAAAGCCAAAACGGTAAATAATGAAGATGACGAACACATCTTTGTTAAGAGTAACCTTAAAAAACGTAAGGTCTTTCTAAACGAGATCCATTGGGTTGAAGCTTTGGGTGATTACATCAAACTAGTAACCGATGATGCCAACATTGTGATTCTGTCTACAATGAAGGCCTTCGAGAAGCAACTGCCAAATGACCGTTTTTTACGAATTCACAAGTCATACATTGTTAACCTGGAGAAGGTAGAGAAGTTTAACAGCAAAGTCGTAGAAGTAAATGGCAAACAAATACCTTTGAGCAGAAACAAAAAACAAGAGCTGTCTGAAGCTTTAAACAACTAA
- the rpsF gene encoding 30S ribosomal protein S6 — translation MNHYETVFILNPVLSETQIKETVKKFEDFLISKGAKMVSKEDWGLKKLAYPIQHKKSGFYHLFEFTAPGEAIEPFELEFRRDERIMRFLTVKLDKHAVAWAEKRRNKLNAKA, via the coding sequence ATGAATCATTACGAAACTGTTTTCATTTTAAATCCCGTTTTATCTGAGACTCAGATAAAGGAGACAGTTAAGAAGTTCGAAGATTTCTTAATTTCTAAGGGAGCAAAAATGGTATCTAAAGAAGATTGGGGGCTTAAAAAACTGGCTTATCCAATTCAGCACAAAAAAAGTGGTTTTTACCATTTATTTGAGTTTACTGCACCGGGTGAAGCGATCGAACCTTTTGAATTAGAATTCAGAAGAGATGAGCGTATCATGCGTTTCTTAACTGTTAAGTTAGATAAGCATGCTGTTGCTTGGGCAGAGAAAAGAAGAAATAAACTTAATGCAAAAGCTTAG
- a CDS encoding M28 family peptidase, which yields MKRVLYLAIALSVSCNTAQKGINENASVQQDGSDDPPVKFASSITEEELKTHLYIYASDEFEGRETGEPGQKKAVQYLKEQYVTMGIPAAQSDGDYFQKVPLQITGAPKGDITINNVKYPIGKHLITFSDPIPGDHEIVYAGYGIETDNYSDYKDLDISGKFVLIKSGEPHNKDGTYSISGTDKTSDWSNWRESLLRRFEIAKSKGAIGILYYDDSYFSRVKRRYDHYINSNNAGGMGFKSEKQEPVSIIIDKNMAEILVANIDSGNEANRSLVPKISLNYKASNKNVDTENVVSIIRGSEKPNEYIVISSHLDHIGISGNGEINNGADDDGSGTVAMLEIAEAFKKASMNGFAPKRSIVFLHVTGEEKGLFGSAYYTAHPIFPLENTVADLNIDMIGRIDPKRQGNRNYIYLIGADKLSTELHKISEATNDKYCNIELDYKYNDENDPNRFYYRSDHYNFAKNNVPVIFYFNGTHDDYHRPGDTPDKINYDLLANRAKLVFHTAWELANREKRIIADKAN from the coding sequence ATGAAAAGAGTTTTATATCTGGCTATTGCCCTGTCTGTTTCTTGCAATACGGCACAGAAAGGGATAAATGAAAATGCCTCGGTACAACAGGACGGTTCGGATGACCCCCCTGTAAAATTTGCATCTTCCATAACTGAAGAAGAACTTAAGACACATTTATACATTTATGCTTCTGATGAGTTTGAGGGAAGAGAAACAGGAGAACCAGGGCAAAAAAAAGCGGTTCAGTACCTTAAAGAGCAATATGTAACCATGGGAATACCCGCTGCTCAGTCGGATGGCGACTACTTTCAAAAAGTACCACTTCAGATTACCGGTGCTCCAAAGGGAGATATCACCATCAATAATGTTAAATACCCTATAGGCAAACACCTTATTACTTTTTCTGATCCCATCCCGGGTGATCACGAAATCGTCTATGCCGGATACGGCATTGAGACCGACAATTATTCTGACTATAAAGACCTCGACATTTCGGGTAAATTCGTGCTGATAAAATCTGGTGAACCACACAATAAAGACGGAACATATAGCATCAGCGGAACAGATAAAACCAGTGATTGGTCGAATTGGAGGGAAAGCCTTCTCCGCAGGTTTGAAATTGCCAAAAGCAAAGGGGCCATCGGTATTCTGTATTACGACGACTCATATTTTTCAAGGGTAAAACGCCGGTACGATCATTATATAAATTCCAATAATGCCGGAGGAATGGGATTTAAATCTGAAAAACAAGAGCCGGTCAGTATTATCATTGATAAGAACATGGCGGAAATTCTTGTTGCAAACATAGACAGCGGCAATGAAGCCAACAGATCTTTAGTCCCTAAAATATCTTTAAATTATAAAGCCAGCAACAAAAATGTAGATACGGAGAATGTTGTCAGTATAATAAGGGGGAGTGAAAAGCCAAACGAATATATCGTAATTTCATCGCATTTAGACCATATAGGAATTTCCGGCAATGGAGAAATTAACAATGGTGCCGATGATGATGGCAGCGGTACCGTGGCTATGTTGGAAATAGCCGAAGCATTTAAAAAAGCTTCGATGAACGGGTTCGCTCCTAAAAGATCGATTGTTTTCTTACACGTGACGGGTGAAGAAAAAGGGTTATTTGGCTCTGCCTATTATACGGCACATCCTATTTTCCCGCTTGAAAATACTGTTGCTGATTTAAACATTGATATGATCGGCCGTATTGATCCTAAAAGGCAAGGAAACAGAAATTACATTTATTTAATCGGTGCAGACAAATTAAGCACAGAGCTTCATAAAATATCAGAAGCTACAAACGACAAATACTGTAATATTGAACTAGATTACAAATATAACGACGAAAACGACCCTAACCGTTTTTACTATCGCAGTGACCATTATAATTTCGCAAAGAACAATGTTCCGGTAATTTTTTATTTTAACGGAACTCATGATGATTATCATCGTCCGGGCGACACCCCTGACAAGATCAATTACGACCTGTTAGCGAACAGGGCTAAATTGGTTTTTCATACCGCATGGGAGTTGGCCAACAGGGAAAAAAGAATCATTGCAGACAAAGCCAACTAA
- a CDS encoding chalcone isomerase family protein produces MRKILVLCVAVLGVIGINAQTKVGDATLPNNITIKGSELKLNGAGVREKLWIDLYAGGLYLTGKSDNASQIIASEAAMCIKLHIVSGLVTQEKMIDAVTEGFENTTTGFASKNQIDKFISFFNEEIVKGNIFDIYARGGQVTAYKNGELLGTVEGQGFKEALFGIWLSEKPADKKLKKAMLN; encoded by the coding sequence ATGAGAAAAATATTGGTTTTATGTGTTGCTGTGCTGGGCGTGATAGGAATAAATGCGCAGACAAAGGTCGGTGATGCCACCTTGCCAAATAATATAACTATAAAAGGAAGTGAGTTAAAGTTAAATGGCGCAGGAGTTCGTGAGAAGTTGTGGATAGATTTATATGCAGGAGGCTTGTATCTTACCGGAAAATCCGATAATGCTTCACAGATCATAGCCTCCGAAGCGGCAATGTGTATCAAACTTCATATAGTGTCGGGATTGGTTACACAAGAAAAAATGATCGATGCAGTAACTGAAGGGTTTGAAAATACAACTACAGGTTTTGCGTCTAAAAATCAGATAGATAAATTTATTAGCTTCTTTAACGAAGAGATTGTTAAAGGGAATATTTTTGATATATACGCCAGGGGTGGACAGGTAACAGCTTACAAGAACGGAGAGTTATTGGGAACTGTTGAGGGGCAGGGTTTTAAAGAAGCTTTGTTTGGTATTTGGTTAAGTGAAAAACCGGCCGATAAAAAATTAAAAAAAGCCATGCTGAATTAA
- the priA gene encoding replication restart helicase PriA, which yields MCFFIDVILPIPIEKLFTYKVSEKEAAYLKQGMRVAVPFGKKKIYTALVFKVHNKVPELYEAKEIDQIIDSFPIVSETQLKHWFWLADYYMCTIGDVFRAAVPSAFLLESETIITRNNDFSLSESELKDDEWLVYEALQHQAVLSVGEVGAIIGRKNIFPVLKSLLDKQVLYLKEEVYEQYKPKLMKYVRLAAKYSEDGKLENLLNELNRAPKQKEVIMNLFVLEADLKKPVKVKDLERKARASSGVIKSLENKGVLEVYHLQVDRIQFEGKETESSKTLNEFQEKALDDIKEGFRSHDVVLLHGVTSSGKTEVYVKLIEETIAKGKQVLYLLPEIALTTQLIRRLQNYFGEKVSVYHSKYSVNERVEVWNHILTNNSKSQIVLGARSSVLLPFSELGLIIVDEEHETSFKQFDPAPRYHARDAAVVLAMMHGAKTLLGSATPGIESYYNARTGKYALVELNRRYGNVLMPDIELVDIKEKHRKKRMNGHFSDRLMKEIEETLSEGEQVILFQNRRGFSPIVECETCGHSPQCPNCDVSLTYHQYRQQLRCHYCGYHMAEQKSCLACGSTDLNTKGFGTEQIEVELKSLYPEAKIGRMDSDTTRGKYGYEKIINAFEGQEIDILVGTQMLTKGLDFRNVTLVGIMNADNLLNHPDFRAHERSFQLIQQVAGRAGRTKKRGKVIVQTYNPYHQVLQQASMHKYTDMFSDQINERQQYKYPPFYRLIKLTFKNKDYQKLQEAASWFGNSLKNSFGSNVLGPEQPPIGRIRNEYILNVLVKIPPKRSIKEIKVTIQRIKKSFEAIAQYKGVKVVLNVDNY from the coding sequence ATGTGTTTTTTTATCGATGTAATTCTTCCGATTCCAATTGAGAAACTGTTTACGTATAAGGTATCAGAAAAAGAAGCCGCATACCTTAAGCAGGGTATGCGGGTAGCGGTACCGTTTGGAAAAAAGAAAATATATACTGCATTGGTGTTTAAAGTACATAACAAAGTACCTGAATTGTATGAAGCCAAGGAGATAGACCAGATAATTGATAGTTTTCCCATAGTTTCGGAGACACAGTTAAAACATTGGTTTTGGCTGGCAGATTACTATATGTGTACCATTGGAGATGTCTTCAGGGCAGCCGTGCCTTCTGCTTTTTTATTGGAAAGCGAAACCATAATTACCAGAAATAATGATTTTTCACTATCTGAATCTGAGTTGAAAGATGATGAATGGCTGGTGTACGAAGCTTTACAGCATCAAGCTGTATTGAGTGTAGGTGAAGTTGGTGCCATTATTGGGAGAAAAAATATATTTCCCGTTTTAAAAAGCTTGTTAGATAAGCAGGTGCTCTATCTTAAAGAAGAAGTTTATGAGCAATACAAACCTAAGTTGATGAAGTATGTTAGGTTGGCTGCCAAATATTCTGAAGATGGGAAATTAGAAAACCTTTTAAATGAACTGAACAGGGCTCCGAAGCAAAAAGAGGTGATAATGAACTTGTTTGTTCTGGAAGCCGATTTGAAGAAACCGGTCAAGGTAAAAGACCTGGAACGAAAGGCCAGGGCGTCGTCAGGTGTTATTAAATCGTTGGAAAATAAAGGTGTTTTAGAGGTTTATCACCTCCAGGTAGATAGAATTCAGTTTGAAGGGAAAGAAACAGAAAGCTCTAAAACATTAAATGAATTTCAAGAAAAAGCACTTGATGATATCAAAGAAGGGTTTAGGAGTCATGATGTTGTTCTTTTGCATGGAGTTACTTCATCAGGCAAGACAGAGGTATATGTAAAACTTATTGAAGAGACTATAGCTAAAGGAAAGCAGGTTTTGTACCTGCTTCCGGAAATAGCCTTAACAACGCAATTGATCCGCAGGTTACAGAATTATTTCGGAGAAAAAGTGAGTGTGTATCATTCTAAATATTCCGTTAATGAAAGGGTGGAGGTGTGGAACCATATTTTGACCAATAATTCAAAATCCCAAATTGTTTTAGGAGCCCGTTCATCTGTTTTGCTCCCTTTTTCGGAACTGGGCCTGATCATAGTAGACGAAGAACATGAAACTTCTTTTAAGCAGTTTGATCCGGCTCCAAGGTATCATGCACGTGATGCGGCTGTGGTGCTGGCTATGATGCATGGTGCGAAAACTTTGTTAGGGTCAGCAACTCCGGGTATTGAGAGTTATTATAACGCCAGAACAGGAAAATATGCACTGGTAGAGTTAAACAGAAGGTATGGTAATGTGCTGATGCCGGATATTGAGTTAGTGGATATCAAAGAAAAGCACCGAAAGAAAAGGATGAACGGACACTTTTCAGATCGCTTGATGAAGGAGATAGAAGAAACATTGAGTGAAGGCGAACAAGTGATCCTTTTTCAAAACAGAAGGGGGTTTTCACCTATAGTGGAATGTGAAACATGTGGCCATTCTCCTCAGTGTCCGAATTGTGATGTGAGCCTAACATATCATCAGTACAGACAACAGCTGAGGTGCCACTACTGCGGATATCATATGGCCGAGCAAAAGAGTTGTCTGGCATGTGGCAGTACCGATTTAAATACTAAAGGATTTGGAACTGAACAAATAGAAGTCGAATTAAAGTCGTTGTATCCGGAAGCAAAAATAGGCCGTATGGATTCCGATACAACCAGGGGAAAATACGGGTATGAAAAAATTATCAATGCATTTGAAGGGCAGGAAATAGACATCCTGGTCGGTACCCAGATGCTGACTAAAGGGTTGGACTTTAGGAATGTTACATTGGTAGGCATAATGAATGCCGATAACTTGCTTAATCACCCTGACTTCAGGGCACATGAAAGGAGTTTTCAGTTAATTCAGCAGGTTGCCGGAAGAGCAGGCAGAACCAAAAAACGGGGAAAGGTAATTGTTCAGACCTATAATCCTTACCATCAGGTGTTGCAGCAGGCTTCGATGCACAAGTATACAGATATGTTCAGCGATCAGATAAACGAGCGGCAACAATATAAATACCCGCCGTTTTATAGGCTTATAAAACTAACGTTTAAGAATAAGGATTATCAGAAATTGCAAGAAGCAGCTTCATGGTTCGGCAACTCCCTGAAGAACAGTTTTGGTTCAAATGTGTTAGGCCCCGAACAACCACCTATAGGAAGAATACGGAACGAATATATCCTGAACGTTTTGGTAAAGATACCGCCGAAACGTTCCATAAAGGAAATAAAGGTAACAATTCAAAGAATCAAGAAAAGTTTCGAAGCCATAGCTCAATACAAGGGTGTAAAGGTTGTATTGAACGTAGATAACTATTAG
- the rplI gene encoding 50S ribosomal protein L9, with product MELILKKDVENLGFKDDIVTVKNGYGRNYLIPQGFAVIATPSAKKVLAEDLKQRAFKEKKIVEDAQKIAEGVKALEIKISAKAGTGNKLFGSVTNADLAEAINKEGFDIEKKFVSITGGNVKVAGPYNATIRFHREVIIDFPFEVVAEIAKA from the coding sequence ATGGAACTTATATTAAAGAAAGACGTAGAGAACTTAGGTTTTAAGGACGATATCGTTACTGTAAAAAACGGTTACGGACGTAATTATTTAATACCTCAAGGATTTGCAGTTATTGCTACTCCTTCAGCAAAAAAGGTATTGGCAGAGGATCTTAAGCAAAGAGCATTCAAAGAGAAGAAGATTGTTGAGGATGCCCAGAAAATTGCAGAGGGAGTTAAGGCTCTTGAAATTAAGATTTCGGCTAAGGCAGGTACAGGTAACAAACTTTTTGGTTCTGTTACTAACGCCGACCTTGCGGAAGCTATCAATAAAGAAGGTTTTGATATTGAGAAGAAATTTGTCAGCATAACAGGAGGGAATGTAAAAGTTGCCGGGCCTTACAATGCGACAATCAGATTCCACAGAGAAGTGATTATTGATTTCCCTTTTGAGGTAGTTGCCGAAATAGCAAAAGCATAA
- the rpsR gene encoding 30S ribosomal protein S18, translated as MMSSIEQQAKGKKDGEIRYLTPLNIETSKTKKYCRFKKSGIKYIDYKDPDFLLKFVNEQGKLLPRRITGTSLKYQRKVATAVKRARHLALMPYVTDLLK; from the coding sequence ATTATGTCAAGTATTGAACAACAAGCTAAAGGAAAGAAAGATGGAGAAATCAGGTATTTAACTCCATTAAATATAGAAACTTCTAAGACAAAAAAATATTGTCGTTTTAAAAAGTCCGGTATAAAGTATATAGACTATAAAGATCCTGACTTTTTATTAAAGTTTGTAAACGAGCAAGGTAAGTTATTACCAAGAAGAATTACCGGAACGTCATTAAAGTACCAACGAAAAGTGGCTACTGCAGTTAAAAGAGCACGTCATTTAGCTTTAATGCCATACGTAACCGATTTATTAAAATAA